One genomic segment of Synchiropus splendidus isolate RoL2022-P1 chromosome 16, RoL_Sspl_1.0, whole genome shotgun sequence includes these proteins:
- the zgc:194887 gene encoding fibrinogen-like protein 1-like protein: MESAKLCALVRLLLLVCASEADPPHLEAENIDLLPPDQRHLVLNRGMRVPPRDCFDMLMTSSGRARDGVYLIQPGGSPIVVYCAMQEGGWTVVQHITNNSSTNFDRTWAEYKRGFGDLTGDHWLGNEHLHQLTRGPGRYKLGVKLVDQDAVTKTGEYDPFLVENEASAYRLRLGLFQGTALDALTQDTENYLHDNQKFTTKDRDNDNYFKNCARLEFQGVAGGGWWYDACAGANLNRSNVIYWQQDCNKERLCKYAWMMVRPSDTVKVVHREDCKKDEL, from the exons ATGGAGTCTGCCAAACTGTGTGCACTGgtcagactgctgctgctggtctgtgCGTCTGAAGCTGACCCTCCACATCTGGAGGCTGAGAACATCGACCTTCTCCCTCCTGATCAGCGCCACCTGGTTTTAAACCGCGGAATGAGAG TGCCCCCCAGAGACTGCTTTGACATGTTGATGACGTCATCGGGACGGGCCAGGGACGGCGTGTACTTGATCCAACCGGGCGGCTCCCCCATCGTGGTCTACTGCGCCATGCAGGAGGGCGGCTGGACGGTCGTGCAGCACATcaccaacaacagcagcaccaaCTTCGACCGGACCTGGGCCGAATACAAGCGCGGCTTCGGTGACCTCACAGGGGATCACTGGCTCGGGAACGAACACCTGCACCAGCTCACACGTGGCCCAGGCCGCTACAAGCTGGGCGTGAAGCTGGTCGACCAGGACGCTGTTACGAAGACCGGCGAATACGACCCTTTCCTGGTGGAAAATGAAGCGTCGGCTTACAGACTGCGACTGGGCCTGTTCCAGGGAACGGCTCTGGACGCCCTGACCCAGGACACCGAGAACTACCTCCACGACAACCAGAAGTTCACAACCAAAGACCGAGACAACGATAACTATTTTAAAAACTGCGCCAGGTTGGAGTTCCAGGGTGTGGCAGGGGGCGGGTGGTGGTACGACGCATGCGCGGGGGCCAACCTGAACCGCAGCAACGTCATCTACTGGCAGCAGGACTGCAACAAGGAGCGTCTGTGCAAGTACGCCTGGATGATGGTGAGACCCTCGGACACCGTGAAGGTGGTCCACAGAGAGGACTGCAAGAAGGACGAACTCTGA
- the chrm5a gene encoding muscarinic acetylcholine receptor M5a isoform X2 codes for MKLGARMDPSKHKTMEVRNSLNSSANATSMDVRQVTHSLLEVVSIATVSAVVSLITIVGNVLVMVSFKVNSQLKTVNNYYLLSLAAADLIIGVFSMNLYTSYILMGYWALGNLACDLWLALDYVASNASVMNLLVISFDRYFSITRPLTYRAKRTPKRAGIMIGLAWLVSLVLWAPPILCWQYFVGKRTVPERQCQIQFFSEPVITFGTAIAAFYIPVSVMTILYCRIYKETERRTKDLAELQGTSCSAESAAAQPQKTIVRSCFSCKLRSASHERNQASWSSSTRSHAARTTTASDEWSKAGQLTSCNSYASSEDEDRPVSPKTFRSSFPDQENGKDAKQLRTYEDDRFFQTPPKSSSQKSGKCVSYKFKPVVKDVQVDLQSKNGDSKTGSSTFSSAESVSAPSTAKPLDASLKNQLTKRKRMVLIKERKAAQTLSAILLAFILTWTPYNIMVLISTFCSDCIPVSLWHLGYWLCYVNSTVNPMCYALCNKTFQKTFRMLLLCQWKRKRTEEKLYWCGQNQMAKVT; via the coding sequence TCGGGGCTCGGATGGATCCCAGTAAACACAAGACCATGGAAGTGAGGAACAGTCTGAACTCCAGCGCGAACGCCACTTCCATGGACGTCCGGCAGGTCACTCACAGTCTCCTGGAGGTCGTCTCCATCGCCACCGTGTCAGCCGTGGTCAGCCTGATCACCATCGTGGGGAACGTCCTGGTGATGGTGTCCTTCAAGGTCAACAGTCAGCTCAAAACTGTCAACAATTACTACCTTCTGAGCCTGGCGGCGGCCGACCTCATCATTGGCGTCTTCTCCATGAATCTGTACACGTCCTATATTCTCATGGGCTACTGGGCTCTCGGGAACCTGGCCTGCGATCTGTGGCTCGCCCTGGACTACGTGGCCAGCAACGCCTCGGTCATGAACCTGCTGGTGATCAGCTTCGACCGGTATTTCTCCATCACCAGGCCTCTGACCTACCGGGCCAAGCGGACCCCCAAAAGAGCGGGCATCATGATCGGTCTGGCCTGGCTGGTGTCGCTGGTTCTGTGGGCCCCGCCCATCCTGTGCTGGCAGTACTTTGTCGGGAAGAGGACAGTGCCTGAGCGACAGTGCCAGATCCAGTTCTTCTCCGAGCCGGTCATCACTTTTGGGACGGCCATCGCAGCCTTCTACATCCCAGTCTCCGTCATGACAATCCTGTACTGCCGCATCTACAAAGAGACGGAGAGGAGGACCAAAGATCTGGCCGAGCTTCAGGGCACCAGCTGCTCGGCCGAGTCGGCAGCCGCGCAGCCGCAGAAGACCATCGTCAGATCTTGTTTCAGCTGCAAACTTCGGTCGGCATCGCACGAACGGAATCAGGCCTCATGGTCGTCGTCGACTCGGAGCCACGCTGCTCGCACAACAACCGCGAGTGACGAGTGGTCCaaagctggtcagctgacctcctgCAACAGCTACGCCTCCTCTGAAGACGAGGATCGACCCGTCTCCCCGAAAACCTTCCGTTCCTCCTTCCCGGACCAGGAGAACGGCAAAGACGCAAAGCAGCTCAGGACCTACGAGGACGACCGCTTCTTCCAAACGCCGCCCAAAAGCAGCTCGCAAAAAAGTGGCAAGTGCGTGTCGTACAAGTTCAAACCAGTCGTGAAGGACGTTCAGGTGGATCTCCAGAGCAAGAACGGCGACTCCAAAACGGGCTCCTCGACGTTCTCGTCGGCAGAGTCTGTGAGCGCCCCCTCTACTGCCAAACCCTTGGACGCGTCGCTGAAAAACCAGTTGACCAAGCGGAAGAGGATGGTGCTGATTAAGGAGAGGAAAGCGGCTCAGACGCTCAGCGCCATCCTGCTGGCCTTCATCCTGACGTGGACGCCTTACAACATCATGGTGCTCATCTCCACCTTCTGCTCGGACTGCATCCCCGTTTCACTGTGGCACCTGGGCTACTGGCTCTGCTACGTCAACAGCACCGTCAACCCCATGTGCTACGCGCTGTGCAACAAGACTTTCCAAAAGACCTTCCGcatgctgctgctctgccagtGGAAGAGGAAACGGACAGAGGAGAAACTTTATTGGTGCGGACAGAACCAAATGGCCAAAGTTACGTGA
- the chrm5a gene encoding muscarinic acetylcholine receptor M5a isoform X1 — protein MDGKFGARMDPSKHKTMEVRNSLNSSANATSMDVRQVTHSLLEVVSIATVSAVVSLITIVGNVLVMVSFKVNSQLKTVNNYYLLSLAAADLIIGVFSMNLYTSYILMGYWALGNLACDLWLALDYVASNASVMNLLVISFDRYFSITRPLTYRAKRTPKRAGIMIGLAWLVSLVLWAPPILCWQYFVGKRTVPERQCQIQFFSEPVITFGTAIAAFYIPVSVMTILYCRIYKETERRTKDLAELQGTSCSAESAAAQPQKTIVRSCFSCKLRSASHERNQASWSSSTRSHAARTTTASDEWSKAGQLTSCNSYASSEDEDRPVSPKTFRSSFPDQENGKDAKQLRTYEDDRFFQTPPKSSSQKSGKCVSYKFKPVVKDVQVDLQSKNGDSKTGSSTFSSAESVSAPSTAKPLDASLKNQLTKRKRMVLIKERKAAQTLSAILLAFILTWTPYNIMVLISTFCSDCIPVSLWHLGYWLCYVNSTVNPMCYALCNKTFQKTFRMLLLCQWKRKRTEEKLYWCGQNQMAKVT, from the coding sequence TCGGGGCTCGGATGGATCCCAGTAAACACAAGACCATGGAAGTGAGGAACAGTCTGAACTCCAGCGCGAACGCCACTTCCATGGACGTCCGGCAGGTCACTCACAGTCTCCTGGAGGTCGTCTCCATCGCCACCGTGTCAGCCGTGGTCAGCCTGATCACCATCGTGGGGAACGTCCTGGTGATGGTGTCCTTCAAGGTCAACAGTCAGCTCAAAACTGTCAACAATTACTACCTTCTGAGCCTGGCGGCGGCCGACCTCATCATTGGCGTCTTCTCCATGAATCTGTACACGTCCTATATTCTCATGGGCTACTGGGCTCTCGGGAACCTGGCCTGCGATCTGTGGCTCGCCCTGGACTACGTGGCCAGCAACGCCTCGGTCATGAACCTGCTGGTGATCAGCTTCGACCGGTATTTCTCCATCACCAGGCCTCTGACCTACCGGGCCAAGCGGACCCCCAAAAGAGCGGGCATCATGATCGGTCTGGCCTGGCTGGTGTCGCTGGTTCTGTGGGCCCCGCCCATCCTGTGCTGGCAGTACTTTGTCGGGAAGAGGACAGTGCCTGAGCGACAGTGCCAGATCCAGTTCTTCTCCGAGCCGGTCATCACTTTTGGGACGGCCATCGCAGCCTTCTACATCCCAGTCTCCGTCATGACAATCCTGTACTGCCGCATCTACAAAGAGACGGAGAGGAGGACCAAAGATCTGGCCGAGCTTCAGGGCACCAGCTGCTCGGCCGAGTCGGCAGCCGCGCAGCCGCAGAAGACCATCGTCAGATCTTGTTTCAGCTGCAAACTTCGGTCGGCATCGCACGAACGGAATCAGGCCTCATGGTCGTCGTCGACTCGGAGCCACGCTGCTCGCACAACAACCGCGAGTGACGAGTGGTCCaaagctggtcagctgacctcctgCAACAGCTACGCCTCCTCTGAAGACGAGGATCGACCCGTCTCCCCGAAAACCTTCCGTTCCTCCTTCCCGGACCAGGAGAACGGCAAAGACGCAAAGCAGCTCAGGACCTACGAGGACGACCGCTTCTTCCAAACGCCGCCCAAAAGCAGCTCGCAAAAAAGTGGCAAGTGCGTGTCGTACAAGTTCAAACCAGTCGTGAAGGACGTTCAGGTGGATCTCCAGAGCAAGAACGGCGACTCCAAAACGGGCTCCTCGACGTTCTCGTCGGCAGAGTCTGTGAGCGCCCCCTCTACTGCCAAACCCTTGGACGCGTCGCTGAAAAACCAGTTGACCAAGCGGAAGAGGATGGTGCTGATTAAGGAGAGGAAAGCGGCTCAGACGCTCAGCGCCATCCTGCTGGCCTTCATCCTGACGTGGACGCCTTACAACATCATGGTGCTCATCTCCACCTTCTGCTCGGACTGCATCCCCGTTTCACTGTGGCACCTGGGCTACTGGCTCTGCTACGTCAACAGCACCGTCAACCCCATGTGCTACGCGCTGTGCAACAAGACTTTCCAAAAGACCTTCCGcatgctgctgctctgccagtGGAAGAGGAAACGGACAGAGGAGAAACTTTATTGGTGCGGACAGAACCAAATGGCCAAAGTTACGTGA